The following is a genomic window from Paenibacillus sp. FSL R5-0766.
AGCTTACCGCCGATAAACGCAAAGATATTCAGAAACAAGAAACGGCTATTAACCTGATTGCCACCCGGGCGGAGCGTAAAGAAGTTGAAGTAATGCTGGACGAAAATGCAATTGCTTCTGATGCGGCCTTCAAATGTGACAGCTGGCTGGATCGCAAGGAAATGATGCTGGCGAATCGCACAAATACTCAGTTCATGACTTCGATCAGCGAGATCGGGCGTGTGTTAGGACATCTGTTCACCAACCGGTCCGAGAAGCCGAACCAACCATTCATGCTTGAAAATGCAGAACTGTTCCGTCAGGTGAAGTTACGTACCTCTGAAGCAGCCATTAAGGCCATTCGTGCCCATATGAACGATGGGAATCGAGTTGTCGCACTGTCGGTCATTGCCAAGTATGAGCGTGTAATTGCCAAATTGCGCACCTGGAATCAGGGTAAAACGGAAGATCCGTTTAATCAGGAGAAGCTGGAGTTGCAGATGGTGGCCATTCAGGAACAGCGTAATACAGTGCAACAACTGTATGAAAACGGTGAAATCACCCGTGATGTGGCTGCAAAACTGCGCCGGTTTATTAACGACGTGGAAGCAACTGCGCTGAAAAATACCTAATCCGATAAATCCGATATTTTAAATATGCTAAACGGTTTGATATAATATGGGACAAGAAAGACGTTACAACTAAATTATACTTATTCGATCAGTGAAGGAGAGATGAGACATGGCAGAACAACAAATTCGGTTGGGCAAGACGGATCTGATCGTGAATCCCATTGGACTGGGTGCGAATGCAGTAGGCGGACATAATATCTATCCGGACATGCTGAATGATGAGACAGGTAAGGAAGTGGTTCGTACAGCTTTGAAACAAGGTATTAACTTTGTGGATACGGCGTACATCTATGGACCGGAGCATTCCGAACGACTGATCGGTGAAGTATTGAAGGAAACCGGTCAGCGTCAGAATACCATCATTGCAACCAAGGCAGCTCATAAATTAGTGGATGGCAAGATTGTCATAGATAACTCACCTGTTTTTCTGAAAACATCCGTGGATGAGGCGTTGAAACGTCTGCAAACCGATTACATTGATCTGTTCTACATCCACTTTCCGGATGAACATACGCCTAAGGATGAGGCGGTAGATGCGTTAAAACAATTGAAAGGCGCTGGCAAAATTCGTGCCATTGGTGTATCCAACTTCTCCATCGATCAGTTGCGTGAAGCCAACAAGGACGGGCATGTAGACGTACTGCAATCTGAATATAATCTGTTCAAAAGAGAAGCGGAGAAAGAGCTGTTGCCGTATACGGCTGAGCATAACATTTCTTTTGTTTCTTACTTCCCTCTGGCAGCGGGACTGCTGGGCGGGAAATATAATCGTGATACAACCTTTCAGGATGGACGTTCAAAGAACCCGCTGTTTACAGGTGAAGCTTTCATTGAAAATCTCGATAAAGTTGAACAACTGCGCAGCATAGCACAATCCAAGGATGTTGAGGTCGCTCATCTGGTTCTGGCCTGGTACCTGACTCAGCCTTCTATTGATGCATTGATTCCGGGTGCCAAGCGACCAGAGCAGGTCATTAACAATCTGCAAACATTAAATGTGGAATTAACTGCTGAGGAAATTGCAGTCGTGGATCAGATCTTTCGTTAATGAGTTCGGGTGAATCGGGAAATGCTAACAGGGAGTTTACGTATGAAGACAAAGTGAGGACACCACATGAACCTGAAGGCAGCCCGAGTCATCGGAATGTTCACGCTAATTATTTTGCTGGGTAGCAGTTCTGCCTATGCAAAGCCTGTACAGAAGAACCGTCAGTATTATGAAGAACGAGGAGAGATTGTGTGGGAAGTTCCCACACAGGATAAACTCATCGCCCTTACCTTTGATGATGGGCCAGATCCGATTCAGACTCCGCAGATCCTGGCTTTGTTACAGCAGTATCATGCTAAAGGAACTTTTTTTGTACTTGGCAAATGGGCAGATAAATTTCCTGAACTGATTAAGCAGGAACAGCTCGAAGGGCATGAAATCGCCAACCATACGTATGCGCACACGTATGCAGTTCGATCAACTAGTGCGGACAAGTACATGAAGGATATGAACGAAGCGGAAAGTTCCATTATTAAAGCTGGCGCGGAGCGTCCCCTGTTATTCAGACCACCGGGCGGCTACTACAATGACATGGTCATCCAGGCTGCCAAACAAAAAGGGTATACCATTGTACTCTGGTCTTGGCATCAGGATACACGGGACTGGGCTTCTCCAGGTGTATCGGCTATCGTTAACAAAGTGTTGAAGAACGCACGTAATGGGGATATTGTACTTTTTCACGATAAGGTGGAAGGCAAGTCGCATACGGTAGCAGCACTCAAAACGATCCTGCCGAAGTTACAGCAGCAGGGGTACCAATTCGTTACGGTGTCTGAGCTACTTGCTGTAAAGGCACGCGAAGCTACGAAGGATGGAACTTCGCCTTCGTCTATTTTGAAGCATGTGCAGCCCTGAACATGACCAATCCAATTAGAAACCGCAGGTCTCAGATGAAGAGACCTGCGGTTTCTTTATCTTGATCTTCATATCAACCGTGGAACCAGCCTTAGGGGGTTATTGCCGTGTCCCTTTTGTTTTGAAACCAAAACGTCTACAATAGATGGAGCTTTGTGTTTAAGGGTATATAGTATAAATGGTATGAATCACGACATAGAGGAGAGTGAACATAATGAATGGACAACAACGTGTAAATATTAAGCCAGGTCTGGAAGTGGACATTGTGCTGAAGCAGGATCAAGCTACTGGTAAGCTGACACGTGGCATTGTGAAGGATCTGTTAACCAAGTCACCTACGCATCCACACGGAATCAAAGTACGACTGACAAGCGGTCAAGTGGGACGTGTGAAACAGGTCATTACAGGAGGCTCGAACTAACTGTGGCCCAAGGCGGGGAGATGAGTACTACCCCAGAAGTAATGGCACATCTGGCTTCGGGTAATGCACGTCAGCAGGACGCCTATCATGTGTTACAGAGCAGTGGCTTGCTTTATATATTAGCTGACTATTACCCATATCCAGCAGGAACGGTGCCAATTGATATTGATATACCTGGCAGTGATCTGGATCTGCTGTGTTATGCAGAGGATCTGGACGTGTTTGAAGCCGAGATACACAATCGAATCGGAGCCGTTGCTGAATTTCAATGTGTACGTGGTGGGGATCTTCCAGACCAACGTCCTTATGTGACTTGTAATTTGCAAGTGGGACATTGGCCTGTGGAGATTTTTGCCCAATCCGTGCCAGTTTACAGGCAGAATGCATACCTACATATGATCGTAGAGTGGAGATTGTTGCAACTGTGGGGAGACGCGGGACATCGTGAGATCCGCAGTCTGAAACAGGCAGGGTGGAAGACGGAGCCTGCTTTTGCTTCTGTACTTGGACTACAGGGAGATCCATATGTGGACATGCTGCACCTGGCCGAGATGAAACGTGAAGATCTCTGGAACTGGGCACGTTCACGCACGTCTTTTTAAAATGTCTATTTGAGATGAACTAATCATTTACACGATAACGGAGAGGACAGAAAAAACCTGAAAAAGCGAAGCGTTCGCCTAAAAGCTTTCTGAAAGAAAGCTGCATCGGAAGCATACGCTATTACCGGATTTTCCCTTGAGAAAGGGATCAAAAAAATCTGGGAATAACAGCGATTGGAAGGTGTTTCTGTCATCGTAGTGTCAGTGTAAATAACTTTTGGTCAGATCAAAAAAATGGCCACAATCGTCGTTACCGCGAGTCCCAGCAGCACAGGCTTCAGGTTGCGTCTTGCAAGTTCAAAAGGATTGACTCCGCAGATTGCAGCAGCAGGAATCAATGCCCATGGAATCAAGGTTCCGCCACCTACCCATATGGCTGCAACCTGACCGAGTGCTGTCAGTACAGGTGCGGAATCTGCCGATCCTGCAAACATGGACGCAATCGAGCCAACCAGGGATATCCCCGAGAACCCCGAACCATCCATTCCTGTGACCGCTCCGGTCACCGTCATTGTAATGGCTCCCACCGTATCATTCAATGGCACCAGTCCAGCAAGTGCGACCCCAAGATCATTCACAATCCCGTGTGAACCTTCAGGAAGAGGGTTGATGAACAACTCCGTAATCGCAGCATCTCCCAGATAAAAAAATGCGGCTATGGGAATAACCGGTCCAAACACCTTGAAACCAAACTGAAATCCTTCTATTAAATAATTGGTCGTTTCCTCTGGTCCCGCATGTCGATGTGCGGCAAGGGTAACGGCGATCAGTATAACGACAGCAGTTCCGCCAATCAGAGCTGTTGCGTCACCACCTTGCAACTTCAATACAAACATCAGAATCACATCAACTGCAAATAACAGAGGGATAAGCAGAGCGAACGCCTTTTGCACACGGGCTGACATGACTTGAGGTTGTACAGGCTGATCAGTGGGTAGGGAGGTGGACACAGCCTCTGATGAGGAAGAAGGTTCCGTGCCCACGGTACCTGATATAACGTTTGGGGAATGAACAGGCGAGCCTGATTTCATCTCTTTGCGTAGCATCCAGAAGGCTGTAAGTGTAGATATGGTGCCCATGACAATGACCAGAGGTATGCTGGCCGTCATGACGGAAGTAACCGGTATACCGGCTGCATCAGCTGTAAGTTTGGGAGCCCCCTGAATAATGTAATCTCCCGACAGCGCAATCCCATGTCCGAACAGATTCATGGCAATGGCAGCTCCAATCGGAGGAAGACCTACACGCACGGCTACAGGAAGCAGTACTGCACCGACGAGTGCTACGGCTGGGGATGGCCAGAAAAATAGCGATACTACCATCATGATCAATCCGATACCCCAATACGCGACCTGAGGGGAACGGATAAACCGGGTGACGGGTGTTACCATGACCTCATTAATGCCGGTTCTGATTAGAACACGGCTCATTGCCACAATAATCGAGATGATGAAGATCGTACTTAACAATTCTTTTGTTGCATAGATAAAACTGCTGAAGATCCCAGCAACTGACCCGCTTAAGGTTTCGGTTGCCAGAAGTCCAATGGTCATAATACCCGCGACACAGATGATGGTGGTGTCCCTGCGCCGGATCATTACGGCGATGATCAAGACGATAAATGCCAGATAGACATAGTGTAACGCAGTGAGTTGAATATTCATCGAACAGGCCTCCCTACATCCTGGTGACTAACCCGAGGAGTGATATATCGTATGCATGTCAAGATCGGGCGTTCGTGGAGTCCGGGGTTTGCCGCAGCATTTATTTTAGGGAGAAGCTTCTGAGCTATAAATGAAGGATTTATTTTACAACTGGAGAATTTATTACAACATGAAGCTTGTTACTCTTGAAATTGGAGCGGATGAAAGTCACCAGAATTGATATGTGAAGGTCACGGGACCCCATAGACAATGGCAAGCAGGGGTGATTACAATAAACATGCCATCATAAGGAAGAAAATAGAAAAACTATGTTGAAATAAAGTGTGTGTTCAAAAAGTCTGGTTCAGTACAGCGGACTTTTTGAACTACCTCTAAAAGGGCGGGAATCCATAATCCATGAGCTTTATCCGTTCACTTCGTTTTAAATTTATAGTGGGCCTTACATTGATCATGCTGCCATTATTCATGCTGCTTTATTACAACAACGTCTACGCCATGAAAGTTGTACGTGACAAAGTATCCCTCACCAATATGAATCATCTCGCCAAGAGTGTGGAGCAGAATGAACGTGTATTACAGGAGACGAATCGGTATTTATATAGTCTGGGCGAGCGGGACCCGGATATTATCTCTCTGTTTTTTCTGAAATACGGCAGCGGTGATTATATCATTGCAAAGCAACGAATTATGAACAAATTCATGACAGATATCGGTTTTTATAATCTAATCGATTCTTTTTTTCTATATGATGCCGTGAATGATGATCTGCTGCTCGCCACTTCAGGCAATTATGATGTCAAAAAGTCGGTTGTGCAGGAGAGTATGCCAGTCCAGATGCAGCAATTGGAAGGGGATATTCAGAAGCCGGAATGGAGCATCGTGCGTGGCGGGACGTGGAATGCGCTGGTGAAAACAGTGCGAATCAACCAGCAGTTCTATGCAGGTGCACTTGTCGATATGAATGCACTGAATCATACACAACAATTCACTGAATCCGGAGATCGGGGAGGCGCGGTCATTGTTGGAACCGACGGTGGGGCATTATCGGATTCCACATTGAATACTGCACAGATTCAGCTGGCTGCAGCGCATCTTCCGGGCCTGGAAAATCCGTATCAGGTTATCTCTGAAGTTGTGAACAAGGGAGAAGCGCCTCAATATTTGATGTTGGGTATTGCCTCGGCTATGTCCCAGATGAATTATATCGTGCTGCTGCCTGAGGAAGACATGATGCGTAACCTCCCGTTTTTCCAGCAGATCATTCGTCTCCTTCCCATTGGTGCGGCAGTAATTCTGGTTACTGCACTGATCTTTTTGCGGCATCTGTTATTCCGCCCGATGAATGCATTAATCCGAGGCATGAAAAGGGTGAGCCGTGGAGATCTCGATGTGAAGCTGGAACCGCCATCTTCTTCGGAACTTGAATTTATGACACGAAGTTTCAATCAAATGACCAGTGAGATCAGGCATCTAAAAATTGATGTGTATGAGGAACAGTTGCGGACGCGGGAGGCAGAGTTCAAACAACTGCAGATGCAGATCAATCCTCACTTTTACCTGAATTCACTCAATATTATTCATAGTCTGGCTTCCTTGCAAAAACATGAATTGGTGCAGCAGATGGCTGGTCATCTGGCCGATTATTTTCGATTCAGTCTGCGTGCAGGCAAACGTGTTATTCGTCTGGATGAAGAGCTCGAGCACATTCGTCATTACTTAGAAATTCAAAAGCTGAGGTTTCCAAGCAGATTTGATTTTGAACTGGATGTTGAACCGAATCTGGGACATTATGTGATTCCGCCATTAACCATTCAGCCTTTTGTGGAGAATGCCATTATTCATGGATTTCAGCGCCGGACACAAGCCTTTGTCATTCGGATCGTGGCGCGCCTCGGTGAGAAGTCGTCCGGTCAGGTCGATGGGACGGTGCTTCAACTGATGATTGTGGACAATGGTGTCGGATTTGAAGAGGAATTGTTGGGGCGTCTGCAACATGGACAATACGCTGAAGACCCGAATGGACAACATATCGGGATATGGAACGTGGCTCATCGGCTTTTAGTGAAGTATGGTGATCAAGCCAGTTTGCAGTTTGGCAATGAGGTGGATCATGGCGCCAAAGTCATCATTGATTTACCCGCTCAGACCGAAGAGGAAGAAGGGGGAGCCTATGCGGAACCTGTTGATCGTGGATGATGAAGTGTATGCATTACAAGCAATGGTGGAAGGAGTCGATTGGCAAGCAGCAGGCATTGACCAGGTATACAGTGCTGGTGATGCCGAAGAGGCAAGAAAGATTTTAAAGGCAAATGCTATTGATATCATGATCTGTGATATCGAGATGCCTGGTGAAACAGGGCTTGACCTGCAAAGTTGGGTGTTGAAACATGATCCAGGCATACTGACCATTTTCCTGACAGGCCATGCTTTATTCGATTATGCTCAGACAGCCATTAAGCTAAACAGCTTTGATTATGTGTTGAAGCCGGCTCCAGCGGATCAATTGATTAAGGTAGTAACCCAGGCGGTGGAGAAGATCAAGGATGGGGAGCAGCGTACCCGTACCAACGAAGTTTATGAGACCGTATACAAACGCTGGAAAACCCATAAACCGTTGCTGACAGAACGCTTCTGGAAAGATGCCATCTCTCAGCGTATCACGTTAACCGAACAACGGTTGCAAGAGCTCGCAGAACTGTATGGTGCCGAGATAGATCCGCATGCTCGTGTGTTACCCATTGTGATATCGGTAGAGGAATGGGTGCGTGATTTTGATTTGCGTGACGAAGAGGTATTGGAATATGCCCTTCGTAATGCAGCCAAAGAGATGCTGCTTGGCGACAAGCCCGGTGAGGTGTTTCAGGATCAAAGTGGATTAAATATTGTGCTTGCTTATGAGCAAGATGGCATCATTCCGAGTGCGAGCGAAGTGGCACAACGTTGTCAGGGATATATTCAGGAATGTGGTACGTATTTCTACTGTCGGTTGTCCTGTTATGTTGGTGCCCCGGTTGCTGTGACTGAGCTGCAAGGCATGTTAAATGAACTGATGGATATGGAGCGGCGCAATATTAAGGAGCTTGAAGAAGTATTTGTCTATGATGAGCGGGGAAGAGATCAGGAAGATCGCTTTTTGCCTATTCCATGGTTTTCGGAATTATCTATTCTTTTTGAGACGGGTAAAGTAGGAGATTTGCGAGAACGTGTGGATGAGATTTTTGAGTTGCTTGCTGCCCAAGAGGGTTTATCTCCTGAAATGTTACATCTCTACTATCATGCCATGCTGCATGTGGTCTATCCGCTGCTTCATCAGAAAAACGTGTCAATACGCAGTCTGTATCCGGGTGAACGGGAGCCGGAAGAGAGTATGGTGACAAGGTCGTTGCCGCAGTTGAAGCAGTGGACGGCTGATCTGATTGATCGTGTTATCCCGGTGTTGTACCCGGACGATCATAGCCCTATGACCATTGTGGATCAGTTGTGCGTTTATATTGAAACTCATATTGGTGAAGAACTTATGCGAGAGGAACTTGCAGCTTTTGCCGGATTCAATCCCGCTTATCTATCACGTCTGTTTCGGAAAGAGAAGGGGATGTCCCTATCTGAGTTTATCCTGCAGGGCAGAGTAGCCAAAGCGAAGACATTGTTGTCCCAGTCCACCGTCAAAGTGACGGATATCGCTGGCAAGGTGGGGTACTACAATTACTCGCATTTCACCAAAATGTTCAAAAAGTGCACGGGTATAACGCCACAGGAGTTTCGAAAACAGTCACGTACCGTATAGTTCAGGGCGCAGCATGCTGCGTCTTTTGTTTTTTTTGGAACTAAAGTCATAATTTGATAAGTCAACAGGTCACCACAGCAGATAGAGGTCTCATTCGCCCCGCCGTATACTTGAACCACAGGAGCCGCAACGGAGCTTCATCCTGAGGAAGAATTCAAGAGGAGTGAGGGAGAACAAGTTATGAAGACACAACCCCAGGCGGGTAAGGGAGTACGAATATCGGAAATACCGGGAGAAACAGTCCGAAAGCGCAAGTCGGTGTGGCACAATCTTGGCAAATTCAAGGTGCTGTATCTCATGTTCTTGCCAGGGGTCCTGTTTCTGCTGGTGAACAACTATATGCCGATGTTCGGCGTTCTGATCGCATTCAAAAATGTAAACTATGCTGATGGTATTTGGGGTAGCCCATGGAGTGGATGGGACAATTTCAAATATTTGTTCTCAACCAGTGATGCATGGGAAATTACCCGAAATACACTCGCGTATAACACGGTGTTCATTGCACTGAATCTCTTTGTAGGTGTCGGGCTTGCTATTCTGCTCAATGAAGTGAAAAACAAGGCAATGTCCAAGTTATATCAATCACTTATGTTATTACCGTATTTCCTGTCCATGATTGTGGTCAGTTATCTGGTACTGGCTTTCCTGGGCAAGGATTCAGGCTTCATGAACTCAACGATTCTGCAGATGTTCGGCGGTCAGCCGATCGACTGGTATTCAGAGCCGAAGTATTGGCCGTATATTTTGCCACTGGTGAACACATGGAAAAATATTGGTTATTATGCGGTCATCTATCTGGCAGCTGTCGTGGGTATCGATGAAGAATATTATGAAGCAGCTGTGCTTGATGGAGCAACCAAATGGCATCAGATACGCTTCATTACCATTCCGTTTCTCGTCCCATTAATCGTCATTATGACGTTATTGCAAATTGGCCGTATATTCTATGCAGACTTCAGTCTGTTCTACCAGGTTCCACTGGAATCAGGAGCGCTGTTCCCTGTAACGAATGTACTGGATACCTACGTATATCGTACGTTCCTTATCGGTGGAGATATCGGGATGTCATCAGCAGCTGGTCTATACCAAGCAATCGTTGGATTTGTGCTGGTTCTTGTATCCAATACCATCGTAAGGCGAATAGATAAAGATAATGCATTATTTTGAGAGGAGGCAAGTCAGCTGTGAAATCACGTGATCCACTAGCCGTATCGAAGCGTTCCGCATCCGTTATTCATGCGATGTTTCTATTCTATGCCATTGCCTGTATCGTGCCGATCCTGCTTGTCTTCGCCATCTCATTTTCGGACGAGACAACAGTAATTGCCAATGGATATAAGCTTATTCCAGAGAAATTCAGCCTGACGGCTTATGAGTTTCTGTTCAGAGATATGGATCAGATCATTCACTCGTATGGTATATCCTTTATTGTTACCGTTGTAGGTACCATTACAAGTGTTGCGTTGACCGCATTGTATGCGTATCCGCTCTCACGGAGAGATCTGCCTTACCGGGGCTGGTTCGCCTTTTTCATCTTCTTCACAATGTTGTTCAATGGGGGTCTGGTACCTTGGTACCTGGTCTATGTCAACGTATTGGATCTGAAAAACTCCCTACTGGCACTCATTATGCCGCTACTGCTATCCCCATTCTTTGTACTGGTCATGCGTACATTCTTCGCGAACTCCATTCCGGTGTCCATTCTGGAATCGGCTCGGATTGATGGTGCGGGAGAATTGAGAACGTTTGCACGTATCGTGCTTCCGCTCTCTCTTCCCGTAATGGCAACCGTCGCGTTGTTCAGTACATTGAATTACTGGAATGACTGGTACCTTAGCATGATTTTTATATCAGATAACCGGACGATCAGCCTTCAGTATCTTATGTACCGGACGCTGCTCGATATTCAATATTTAACAACCAACTCCAACGTCTCTTCACAGATTTCGTCGCAGGGTGGATTGCTGAATCTGCCTAACAAAACTCTGCAAATGGCGATGGCTGTGGTCGGTATTGGTCCAATTGTACTGGCATATCCGTTCTTCCAGCGTTATTTCATCAAAGGTCTTACGGTTGGCGCTGTGAAGGGATAACTCTGAACCGGTTAGCGGAGTGGGCAAGGTAAATGAAGATGGACTGAAAGGGCATATACAGAAGTAGTTATCGGTTTATTTGTGAATTGGGGAATTCGGTTGAATGTTTCAACACATGACAGGAGGGGTTCAATTGGTTAGATCATTAAAGGTATGGTCACGCATGATGGCAACGGTTATGGCGCTGAGCCTGGTGCTGGCAGCTTGCTCATCAGACAAGGGTGGAACAACAACACCTGGTGCAGAAGGCGGAGGAGCAAGTGAAGGTGGGGGCAAACCCTATGAAGTGACACTGTTCTACCCAGGGACACCACAGAAGGATGTCGCTCTGGTAGAAGCCGAGATTAACAAAAAGATGGAACCAAAGATCGGAGCCACGCTTAAGATCAATGCGATTGACTGGGGACAGTGGGATAACAAGCTGAATCTCATGATTTCCTCAGGTGAAAAATCAGACATTATCTTCACAGCAGCTTGGCAGAACTACACGGTGAATGTAGCTAAAGGCGCATTCTTGCCCTTGAATGATCTGCTTGATGCACATGGTCAGGATATCAAGAAAAACCTGGACCCTGCCTTTCTGGAAGGTTCCCAGGTGGACGGCGTGAATTACGGCGTTCCTACGAATAAGGAACTCGCGGCCACACGTGGTGTGCTGGTACGTAAAGATCTGGCTGACAAGTATAAGCTGGACCTGACAGCTGTAAAGACATGGGCTGATCTGGAGCCACTTCTCAAAACAATCAAGGAAAACGAGCCAGCCATCACACCATTCTATATGTCCAATACCAATGGTAACGGGCTGTTAGAGAATCTGGATTGGGATTATCTCGGTGATGCTTCCGTACCTGGAGTCATCTCCAAAACAGCAGGCGGAACAACGGTGCTGAATGAAGTGGAGACCCCAGAATTCAAAGAAGCGGCTGAACTCGCTCGCAAGTGGTATCAAGCGGGATATATCAACAGTGATGCTGCTACGTCCAATGTGTTCCCGAAAGACCAGGCGAAGGCTGGAAAAGCGTTTCTCTGGACAGATGGCATGAAGCCAGGCAAGGATAAAGAAGAAGAAGGGTATGTGGGTTTCCCACTCACTCAGATTGAGATGACACAGCCGACAATCACGACGGGTGATGCATCTGGAGCGATGCTCGCGATCTCCCGTTCTTCAGAGCAACCGGAGAAAGCAATGCAGGTCATTAACCTGCTGCATTCCGACAAGGAAATTAACAACTTGTTGAACTTCGGAATTGAAGGTACACATTATGTGAAAAAAGACGGACAGGATAATATCATTGCTCTCCCTGATGGCGTAGATGCCAACAGTCGTACCTACAATCCAGGTGCACAATGGCAACTGGGTAACCAATTCCTGAACTTCCTCTGGGATAATGAAGATCCACAGAAATGGGAGAAGTTCAAAGAGTTTAACGCCAAAGGTGTGAAGTCGCCAGCACTGGGCTTTACGTTCAACAGCCAATCTGTCAAAAATGAAATTGCGGCGGTCAACAACGTGAACAAACAGTTCAAGCCGGGTATGACATCGGGCGCCGTTGATCCAAATGAGATGATTCCGAAATATCTGGAGAAATTGAAAGCAGCGGGAATTGATAAAATTATTGCAGCCAAACAGGAACAACTTGATGCATTCTTGTCTAAGCAATAAATGATCGTCAGCCATGACAGAGAGACCTGTGTTATTACAAGCTCTTGTCAGCGGTGAAA
Proteins encoded in this region:
- a CDS encoding ABC transporter substrate-binding protein produces the protein MVRSLKVWSRMMATVMALSLVLAACSSDKGGTTTPGAEGGGASEGGGKPYEVTLFYPGTPQKDVALVEAEINKKMEPKIGATLKINAIDWGQWDNKLNLMISSGEKSDIIFTAAWQNYTVNVAKGAFLPLNDLLDAHGQDIKKNLDPAFLEGSQVDGVNYGVPTNKELAATRGVLVRKDLADKYKLDLTAVKTWADLEPLLKTIKENEPAITPFYMSNTNGNGLLENLDWDYLGDASVPGVISKTAGGTTVLNEVETPEFKEAAELARKWYQAGYINSDAATSNVFPKDQAKAGKAFLWTDGMKPGKDKEEEGYVGFPLTQIEMTQPTITTGDASGAMLAISRSSEQPEKAMQVINLLHSDKEINNLLNFGIEGTHYVKKDGQDNIIALPDGVDANSRTYNPGAQWQLGNQFLNFLWDNEDPQKWEKFKEFNAKGVKSPALGFTFNSQSVKNEIAAVNNVNKQFKPGMTSGAVDPNEMIPKYLEKLKAAGIDKIIAAKQEQLDAFLSKQ